From Anopheles darlingi chromosome 2, idAnoDarlMG_H_01, whole genome shotgun sequence, the proteins below share one genomic window:
- the LOC125959718 gene encoding uncharacterized protein LOC125959718: protein MEEDFAYYCYITLTLVPVYLAFKLVQWMGWELFVNN from the coding sequence ATGGAAGAGGATTTCGCCTACTATTGCTACATCACCCTAACACTGGTGCCAGTATATTTAGCCTTCAAACTCGTGCAATGGATGGGCTGGGAGCTATTCGTGAACAACTGA
- the LOC125951032 gene encoding ell-associated factor Eaf: MKLPLDRLARVMNLEEPSFGDHYIQEFVLEHLDHDTGPHVKREDTSPSVLMGSAGGGGGGGGGAIASKNVWNGTTVDENGVIVPIRLKAVSNGTTMPTTNGVAGWHLEERKLLHASCSSPGSGDLFTHVGGPTHGQPMLFNPPISGVPSTPPETPPVIGSPTSNGALGGSGGTGTGGNGAGTGTGGSGGTGSTGGYGNTVYYGGGRSQTGLVDDMMFLPQTIRGEQPLDLRPLHCSIGPETGEWMDRKEYASVLAIGQNGPNGGMLSSGGGTMGGVGGIGGGGSGGGGFGHHHHHIGAASAGQLEFGALNMHSHASSHQHHPHHHHHHHHHHHQLHPNRPHSVSSTSSTISPRNGTSSSGGGSCYNGLGGGGGSVNGLSSEDLINDELLMTLSVRELNKRLHGCPRDQVVRLKQKRRTLKNRGYAQNCRSKRLQQRQDLELTNRHMHHEMQQIKLELVKLKQERDELMQTLQMYQREQSQANSLQQQQQQHQHHQAHQKQQQQQQHHHHHHHHQQQQHQHQQQQHQHQQYQQQSRQQQQQHLHHHQQQQQQHLGAGGGGSGAHNNSSSCNGGGTTGGSTNNNNGASGGTNTGGATGANSNSSNNNSGLVPSVKQLIAESVSSQEYYV, from the coding sequence ATGAAACTACCACTGGACCGGTTAGCCCGAGTGATGAATCTGGAAGAGCCGAGCTTTGGCGATCACTACATACAGGAGTTTGTGCTGGAACACCTGGACCACGATACGGGGCCACATGTGAAGCGCGAGGACACCAGCCCTTCCGTGCTGATGGGCAGtgccggtggaggtggtggtggtggtggtggtgcgatcgCCTCCAAGAACGTGTGGAACGGTACGACGGTGGACGAGAATGGCGTCATAGTGCCGATCCGGTTGAAGGCCGTCAGCAATGGAACCACAATGCCGACCACAAACGGTGTCGCTGGATGGCATCTGGAGGAACGGAAGCTTCTGCACGCATCCTGTTCCTCTCCGGGCTCCGGTGATCTGTTTACACACGTCGGTGGTCCCACGCACGGACAGCCGATGCTATTCAATCCACCGATCAGCGGTGTTCCGTCGACACCACCGGAAACTCCACCGGTGATCGGTTCACCAACCTCCAATGGGGCActcggtggtagcggtggtaccggtaccggcggaAATGGTGCAGGCACGGGCACTGGCGGTAGTGGCGGCACAGGAAGCACAGGTGGATACGGGAACACGGTGTActatggtggtggccgctcgCAAACCGGCCTGGTCGACGATATGATGTTCCTGCCACAGACGATCCGCGGAGAGCAGCCACTCGATCTGCGGCCACTGCATTGCTCCATCGGACCGGAGACCGGCGAGTGGATGGATCGGAAGGAGTACGCGAGTGTGCTGGCCATTGGTCAGAATGGTCCCAATGGTGGTATGCTCTCTAGCGGAGGTGGAACGATGGGTGGTGTAGGTGGCataggaggtggtggtagtggtggtggaggatttgggcatcatcatcatcatattggGGCAGCGTCGGCCGGTCAGCTGGAGTTTGGAGCGCTCAATATGCACTCGCATGCATCgtcccatcagcatcatccacatcatcaccaccatcaccatcatcaccatcatcagctgcaccCGAATCGGCCACACTCGGTTAGCTCGACCAGCTCCACTATCTCGCCCCGCAATGGTaccagcagtagcggtggAGGGAGCTGCTATAAcgggctcggtggtggtggcggttcggTCAATGGACTATCATCAGAGGATCTTATCAACGATGAGCTGCTGATGACGCTGTCGGTGCGCGAACTGAACAAGCGGCTCCACGGTTGCCCCCGGGATCAGGTGGTTCGGCTGAAGCAGAAGCGGCGCACGCTCAAGAATCGTGGCTATGCGCAAAACTGTCGCTCGAAGCGGCTTCAGCAGCGTCAGGATTTGGAGCTCACCAATCGCCACATGCACCACGAGATGCAACAGATCAAGCTCGAGCTGGTTAAGCTGAAGCAGGAACGCGATGAGCTGATGCAGACGCTGCAGATGTACCAGCGGGAACAATCTCAGGCCAACtctctccagcaacagcagcagcaacatcaacaccatcaagcccaccagaagcaacagcagcagcagcagcaccaccaccaccaccatcatcatcagcagcagcagcatcaacaccaacagcaacaacatcagcatcaacagtaTCAGCAACAGTctcgtcagcaacagcagcaacacctccatcatcatcagcagcagcagcagcagcaccttggtgcaggcggcggtggtagtggtgcccacaacaacagcagttcctgcaacggtggtggtactacCGGTGGAAgtactaacaacaacaacggtgctagtggtggtaccAATACCGGAGGTGCTACTGGTgctaacagcaacagcagcaacaacaattccGGACTAGTTCCTTCAGTGAAGCAGCTGATCGCCGAGAGCGTTAGCTCGCAGGAGTATTACGTATGA
- the LOC125959717 gene encoding uncharacterized protein LOC125959717 isoform X2 produces the protein MHSFADILRRPIADDMLKKLCFSETLLVCDGNEKVVGGAAINVSSIAGEILAAFSSTRLSFHGQSTAESELMSFADRNCRPLQERKCETVRTGATRQEKQIQLYFDDRRQITAYRQQCNGLHSESFQGVLIPDGGDTTAHHHDHHQQRAMLLPDGLQLLLLRYLILSNFVGEICSQTIDIQGRVGNCVHKISAAVPIPQKQSGKTSESIKEVRKTIWYPEDPEPEESISHYSAAGRLLRHCWTNANYVLISNPLGSLAPSSVVELERGIKDYVKALMRLIDNGSSISDLMDDIQCTVAEMHRFRNMVNPVLIDLIKEI, from the exons ATGCACAGCTTTGCGGATATCCTGCGACGTCCGATTGCCGACGATATGCTAAAGAAGCTGTGCTTCAGCGAAACCCTGCTCGTTTGCGACGGGAACGAGAaggtggtcggtggtgcggCCATCAACGTGAGCTCGATAGCGGGAGAGATCCTGGCCGCATTTTCCAGTACGCGCCTCTCATTCCACGGGCAATCCACCGCCGAAAGTGAGCtgatgtcatttgcggaccgtAACTGCCGACCCTTGCAGGAGCGCAAATGCGAGACGGTCCGCACTGGGGCAACGCGACAG GAAAAACAGATACAACTCTATTTTGACGACCGACGGCAGATTACCGCCTACAGGCAACAGTGTAACGGTTTGCACAGTGAAAGCTTCCAGGGTGTCCTGATTCCTGATGGGGGCGATACAACTGCGcaccaccatgaccaccatcagcagcgtgCCATGCTGCTACCGGACGGTTTGCAGCTCCTGTTGCTACGCTATCTTATACTGAGCAACTTTGTCGGTGAAATTTGCAGTCAAACAATCGACATACAGGGTAGAGTGGGCAATTGTGTACATAAAATATCAGCCGCCGTTCCAATACCGCAGAAACAATCCGGCAAAACATCCGAAAGCATTAAGGAAGTTAGGAAAACGATTTGGTACCCGGAAGATCCGGAACCAGAGGAAAGCATTTCGCACTACTCGGCTGCAGGTCGGTTGCTGCGTCATTGTTGGACCAATGCCAACTACGTCCTGATTAGCAATCCACTGGGCAGCCTTGCCCCGTCGTCCGTCGTGGAGCTGGAGCGCGGTATCAAGGATTACGTGAAGGCGCTGATGCGATTGATTGATAATGGCTCCTCGATAAGCGACCTGATGGATGATATACAGTGCACGGTAGCGGAGATGCATCGGTTTCGAAATATGGTAAATCCAGTGCTGATTGACTTAATAAAGGAAATATAA
- the LOC125959717 gene encoding uncharacterized protein LOC125959717 isoform X1: MASNSFESNQAVDIEQSLYNLSEDFTRQTQLNDTCSIGGNGWPSSIESTTTATERLPGIGTSSMHSFADILRRPIADDMLKKLCFSETLLVCDGNEKVVGGAAINVSSIAGEILAAFSSTRLSFHGQSTAESELMSFADRNCRPLQERKCETVRTGATRQEKQIQLYFDDRRQITAYRQQCNGLHSESFQGVLIPDGGDTTAHHHDHHQQRAMLLPDGLQLLLLRYLILSNFVGEICSQTIDIQGRVGNCVHKISAAVPIPQKQSGKTSESIKEVRKTIWYPEDPEPEESISHYSAAGRLLRHCWTNANYVLISNPLGSLAPSSVVELERGIKDYVKALMRLIDNGSSISDLMDDIQCTVAEMHRFRNMVNPVLIDLIKEI; the protein is encoded by the exons ATGGCGTCAAATTCATTTGAAAGTAATCAAGCGGTCGACATCGAACAAAGTTTGTACAACTTATCCGAGGATTTCACCCGCCAGACTCAGCTCAACGATACGTGCTCCATTGGTGGCAACGGTTGGCCTTCCAGCATCGAGTCTACTACAACTGCGACGGAACGGCTGCCGGGGATCGGGACGTCTAGTATGCACAGCTTTGCGGATATCCTGCGACGTCCGATTGCCGACGATATGCTAAAGAAGCTGTGCTTCAGCGAAACCCTGCTCGTTTGCGACGGGAACGAGAaggtggtcggtggtgcggCCATCAACGTGAGCTCGATAGCGGGAGAGATCCTGGCCGCATTTTCCAGTACGCGCCTCTCATTCCACGGGCAATCCACCGCCGAAAGTGAGCtgatgtcatttgcggaccgtAACTGCCGACCCTTGCAGGAGCGCAAATGCGAGACGGTCCGCACTGGGGCAACGCGACAG GAAAAACAGATACAACTCTATTTTGACGACCGACGGCAGATTACCGCCTACAGGCAACAGTGTAACGGTTTGCACAGTGAAAGCTTCCAGGGTGTCCTGATTCCTGATGGGGGCGATACAACTGCGcaccaccatgaccaccatcagcagcgtgCCATGCTGCTACCGGACGGTTTGCAGCTCCTGTTGCTACGCTATCTTATACTGAGCAACTTTGTCGGTGAAATTTGCAGTCAAACAATCGACATACAGGGTAGAGTGGGCAATTGTGTACATAAAATATCAGCCGCCGTTCCAATACCGCAGAAACAATCCGGCAAAACATCCGAAAGCATTAAGGAAGTTAGGAAAACGATTTGGTACCCGGAAGATCCGGAACCAGAGGAAAGCATTTCGCACTACTCGGCTGCAGGTCGGTTGCTGCGTCATTGTTGGACCAATGCCAACTACGTCCTGATTAGCAATCCACTGGGCAGCCTTGCCCCGTCGTCCGTCGTGGAGCTGGAGCGCGGTATCAAGGATTACGTGAAGGCGCTGATGCGATTGATTGATAATGGCTCCTCGATAAGCGACCTGATGGATGATATACAGTGCACGGTAGCGGAGATGCATCGGTTTCGAAATATGGTAAATCCAGTGCTGATTGACTTAATAAAGGAAATATAA
- the LOC125959500 gene encoding spindle and kinetochore-associated protein 1-like — translation MNDLGHIFQKQLEKIERIELFLNIYKCKDLVEDDLRAVRKDGREAADRVYRAKEYLEGDRSQKLFHYAEIMKKMRRNERLMLHLLEITAGQQSNKATTVEPSETPLAKQLPLKENNGQGGIPSKMHLQDYSKSPFVSRTKSRKMKFYDFECEITEGQFETIPKYLRGRMQLAELQQFLETEIVKCFEEKYTLIYKTRKAIVNQQELAIWSEYNLLQSNFPDQTFITQEDIARKNGKLLDKKSYIKLQMLRHLHILQEARHEGKVYFLWIYQRNAV, via the exons ATGAACGATTTGGGGCACATTTTCCAGAAACAACTGGAAAAAATAGAACGTATCGAATTGTTCTTGAATATCTACAAGTGCAAGGACCTCGTGGAGGACGATTTGCGTGCAGTGCGAAAGGATGGGCGAGAAGCGGCCGACCGGGTTTACCGCGCCAAGGAGTATCTGGAGGGAGATCGATCGCAGAAGCTGTTCCACTATGCGGAAATCATGAAAAAGATGCGGCGTAATGAACGCCTCATGCTGCACCTGTTGGAAATTACAGCTGGGCAGCAATCGAACAAGGCAACGACTGTTGAACCATCCGAAACACCCTTAGCGAAACAGCTTCCGCTTAAGGAG AATAACGGCCAGGGCGGAATTCCATCGAAAATGCATCTGCAGGATTACTCAAAGTCTCCGTTCGTTTCGCGGACGAAATCCAGAAAGATGAAGTTCTACGACTTTGAGTGCGAAATCACGGAGGGCCAGTTCGAAACCATACCCAAGTACTTGCGTGGCAGAATGCAGCTGGCGGAGTTGCAGCAGTTTTTGGAGACGGAAATTGTGAAGTGCTTCGAAGAGAAGTACACGCTGATATACAAGACGCGGAAAGCGATCGTGAACCAACAGGAGCTTGCCATTTGGAGCGAGTATAATCTCTTGCAGAGCAACTTTCCCG ATCAAACGTTCATCACCCAGGAAGACATTGccaggaaaaacggaaagctGTTGGACAAGAAGAGCTACATCAAACTGCAAATGCTACGCCATCTCCACATTCTGCAGGAAGCTCGTCACGAAGGGAAAGTCTACTTTCTTTGGATATACCAACGGAACGCAGTTTAA
- the LOC125951426 gene encoding mediator of RNA polymerase II transcription subunit 6 → MNAGRMAPIVQENPLWISWHDSNWIPVLNPGNVMDYFSEKSNPFYDRTCNNEIVRMQRQSLEMLNNMTGMEYILLHVQDPILYVIRKQHRYSPTEATPLADYYIIAGTVYQAPDLASVFNSRILSTVHHLQTAFDESSSYSRYHPSKGYSWDFSANKAIAEKTKTQTKKEAPVKEEPSSIFQRQRVDMLLGDLLRKFPLPLPQTNNNVAGGADMNSAGGGGTVENDHAGSEHTMIKQEPSDGMMGSGRGGGANDAPPEKKMKL, encoded by the exons ATGAACGCCGGCAGAATGGCGCCGATTGTGCAGGAAAACCCGCTCTGGATTTCGTGGCACGATTCCAACTGGATTCCGGTGCTGAATCCCGGCAACGTGATGGACTACTTTTCGGAGAAATCGAACCCGTTCTACGATCGGACGTGCAACAACGAAATCGTGCGCATGCAGCGGCAAAGCCTGGAGATGCTCAA CAACATGACGGGCATGGAGTACATCCTGTTGCACGTTCAGGATCCGATTCTGTACGTGATACGCAAACAGCACCGCTACTCCCCCACCGAGGCGACTCCGTTGGCCGACTACTACATCATCGCCGGTACCGTCTATCAGGCTCCCGATCTAGCAAGCGTCTTCAATTCCCGCATCCTCTCGACCGTGCACCACTTGCAAACGGCCTTCGACGAGTCCAGCTCTTATTCGCGGTATCATCCGAGTAAAGGATACTCCTGGGACTTCTCCGCAAACAAAGCTA TTGCCGAAAAGACCAAAACGCAAACCAAAAAGGAAGCTCCGGTAAAGGAAGAACCAAGTTCCATCTTTCAACGGCAGCGGGTCGATATGTTGCTGGGGGATTTGTTGCGGAAATTCCCGCTTCCGTTGCCGCAAACCAACAATAATGTCGCCGGTGGGGCCGATATGAAcagcgctggcggtggtggaacaGTGGAGAACGATCATGCCGGTTCCGAGCACACAATGATCAAACAGGAACCGTCGGATGGTATGATGGGATCcggtcgcggtggtggtgctaacGATGCGCCGcccgaaaagaaaatgaaactgtAG
- the LOC125959716 gene encoding tektin-4, with protein sequence MAQLNCPPCTPCASVCIEHQPIQTETSLDNPFHTPREPSEADIRAYQAELQTSPVGLPASEPPPYLPQRDGNSDGYPLAKRMDPIGPWATGRVDWGALSGQTGTRPVVNQYSITRYSVDEWRQRNADMIASCQSTVDQSVRVENASKNTIIRTYATADKTQNDCTQSLHVRAKNIDDLKSELNRAIAAMQEEISTMERQRRRLKQSLAVLRMPEAIANECLERRTGRPDTELIRDRPEEELIREISLISEIKAILLATLANIEQQQSDNRAIRQRMEFDWSEKKVAHENDAINCNLRNQSTNTLFKPGATRCSNEQSTEIYWEKFTRETLTMYNDCRRKSEQLRNTLDAILTNAARDLRTQADSVERALATRITCMEEIREKLEIDLRTILQRLADTEIQIGKLQVAIRNMDYGMMVVQTRLDNRNQRPRVENCRDQPQALLISEVKSLEEGTSAMNAQLKQEEAVKQELVNRRNELEREIMLKRRTIAIDHDRCQLLRSHFPSSTALSGY encoded by the exons ATGGCCCAATTAAACTGCCCACCATGCACTCCCTGTGCTTCTGTGTGCATCGAGCATCAGCCGATCCAAACG GAAACATCGTTGGACAACCCGTTTCACACCCCCCGAGAACCATCGGAGGCCGATATACGAGCATACCAGGCGGAG TTGCAAACGAGCCCAGTCGGATTACCGGCCAGTGAGCCTCCACCGTACTTACCTCAGAGGGATGGAAACTCCGACGGGTATCCCCTGGCTAAGCGGATGGATCCGATCGGCCCGTGGGCAACGGGACGCGTGGACTGGGGTGCGCTGTCGGGCCAGACCGGTACTCGACCAGTCGTCAACCAGTACTCCATTACGCGGTACAGCGTGGACGAGTGGCGCCAGAGAAACGCCGATATGATAGCGTCCTGCCAGAGTACGGTTGATCAGAGTGTCCGGGTGGAGAACGCCAGCAAGAACACGATCATTCGTACTTACGCAACGGCGGATAAAACGCAAAATGATTGCACCCAAAGCTTGCACGTGCGCGCCAAGAACATAGATGATCTCAAGTCCGAGCTAAACCGGGCCATCGCAGCCATGCAGGAAGAAATCTCCACTATGGAACggcaacgtcgtcgtctgaAGCAGTCGCTCGCAGTACTGCGGATGCCGGAGGCAATTG CAAACGAGTGTCTTGAAAGGCGTACGGGTCGCCCGGACACGGAATTGATACGCGATCGTCCGGAGGAAGAGTTGATACGCGAGATTAGTCTCATATCGGAAATTAAAGCGATTCTCCTGGCCACGCTTGCcaacatcgagcagcagcagagcgataACCGTGCCATACGGCAGAGGATGGAGTTCGATTGgagcgagaagaaggtggCACACGAGAACGATGCCATCAACTGCAACTTGCGCAACCAATCGACCAACACGCTCTTCAAGCCGGGTGCCACACGGTGCTCCAATGA GCAATCGACGGAAATCTATTGGGAAAAATTTACCCGTGAAACGCTCACCATGTATAATGATTGTCGCCGGAAGTCGGAACAGCTGCGCAACACGCTCGATGCAATACTGACGAACGCTGCGCGGGATCTTCGCACTCAGGCGGACAGTGTTGAACGAGCGCTGGCTACACGCATAACTTGTATGGAAGAGATTCGTGAGAAACTCGAAATTGATTTGCGAACG ATTTTGCAACGTTTGGCCGACACCGAAATACAGATCGGGAAGTTGCAGGTAGCGATCCGGAATATGGACTACGGAATGATGGTCGTGCAGACGCGGCTCGACAACCGGAACCAGCGACCGCGGGTCGAAAACTGTCGCGATCAACCGCAGGCACTGCTGATCTCGGAGGTGAAATCGCTCGAGGAAGGCACATCGGCCATGAACGCGCAGCTGAAGCAGGAGGAGGCCGTGAAGCAGGAGCTAGTTAACCGGCGGAACGAGCTGGAGCGCGAAATTATGCTGAAGCGACGCACGATCgccatcgatcacgatcgctgccagctgctgcgGTCACATTTTCCATCCTCAACGGCGCTCAGCGGATATTGA